In Vigna unguiculata cultivar IT97K-499-35 chromosome 3, ASM411807v1, whole genome shotgun sequence, a single genomic region encodes these proteins:
- the LOC114175635 gene encoding uncharacterized protein LOC114175635, protein MEVEVVVPVDFNFDSNCSSPFITAPSSPQRFGNNANFFFSAPTSPTRPTPFFFHDSHSSSVPFLREQQQQQPQPNANHDDFEFNFTGHVDRPSLSADELFHAGKIRPLTPPLPSPSPVTSPGKNKNREEEEEEEEEEEKKKKKVRGRERVSVSGRRGSSRSLSPLRISDIMSDSEEKTVPSPTSNSKLSFLSSIPFTRKWRIRDFLLFRSASEGRATDKNPLRKYVILSKSEDVRNSSFRSAESSGSVSKRRGPVSAHELHYTVNRAASEEMKKKTFLPYKQGLLGCLGFNPGMHHISKGMGSLTRS, encoded by the coding sequence atgGAAGTGGAAGTGGTGGTTCCGGTGGACTTCAACTTCGACAGCAACTGCTCCTCCCCATTCATCACCGCTCCTTCCAGCCCCCAACGCTTTGGTAACAACGCCAACTTCTTCTTCAGCGCCCCCACCAGCCCCACGCGTCCTACTCCCTTCTTCTTCCACGACTCTCATTCCTCCTCTGTTCCCTTCCTCCGGGaacaacaacagcaacaaccCCAACCTAATGCCAACCACGATGATTTCGAGTTCAATTTCACCGGACACGTCGACAGACCTTCTCTCTCCGCCGACGAACTCTTCCACGCCGGAAAGATCCGTCCCCTCACGCCGCCCCTTCCCTCCCCTTCTCCCGTGACATCTCCGGGCAAGAACAAGAacagggaagaagaagaagaagaagaagaagaagaagagaagaagaagaagaaagtgcGAGGGAGGGAAAGAGTTTCGGTGTCTGGTCGCAGAGGAAGTAGTAGGTCCTTGTCTCCGCTGAGAATCTCCGACATTATGAGCGACTCCGAGGAGAAAACCGTTCCTTCCCCTACAAGCAACTCTAAATTGTCATTCTTGTCTTCCATTCCCTTCACCAGAAAATGGAGGATTAGAGATTTTCTCCTCTTCCGAAGTGCCTCTGAGGGAAGAGCCACGGACAAAAACCCGCTCAGGAAATACGTGATTCTCTCCAAAAGCGAAGATGTTCGAAACTCCAGCTTCCGGTCCGCCGAGAGTTCCGGTTCGGTCTCCAAACGCCGCGGCCCGGTTTCGGCCCACGAGTTGCATTACACGGTGAACCGGGCTGCGTCCGAGGAGATGAAAAAGAAGACGTTTTTGCCTTACAAGCAGGGTTTGTTGGGCTGCTTGGGCTTTAACCCTGGTATGCATCACATTTCTAAGGGTATGGGGTCTTTGACGCGTTCCTAA